A portion of the Acidisarcina polymorpha genome contains these proteins:
- a CDS encoding phosphoglycerate kinase, with amino-acid sequence MAKLSIRDLDLQHKHVFIRVDFNVPLTEDGSEITDDTRIKETLPTIEYALKHKAKVILASHLGRPKGKVNPRYSLRPVVDRLRVLLDHEIGDAFNVAFSPDCVGEIATEMSRQLESGQVLLLENLRFHAEEEANDPGFAKKLASLCEIYINDAFGSAHRAHASTEGITHFVKQSAAGLLMEKELSYLGKALEAPEKPFVAILGGAKVSDKIQVIDNLLGKVDALLIGGGMAYTFLKAKGQDVGKSLLEADKIETAKEAIAKAEAKGVRFLLPVDHKLADKFAADAKTQIFEGDGPFPADWMALDIGPKTIELFSDEIIGAKTIVWNGPMGVFEFPAFAAGTIGIAQAVADNATAVSIVGGGDSVSAVKQAGVADRITHISTGGGASLEFLEGKKLPGVEALSERT; translated from the coding sequence ATGGCAAAACTTTCGATTCGCGACCTCGATCTGCAGCACAAACACGTTTTCATCCGCGTCGACTTCAATGTTCCCTTGACCGAAGATGGGTCCGAGATTACCGACGATACCCGCATCAAGGAGACGCTGCCTACGATCGAATATGCGTTGAAGCATAAGGCGAAGGTGATCCTCGCCTCTCATCTCGGACGGCCTAAAGGCAAGGTAAATCCCAGGTACAGCCTGCGCCCTGTGGTCGACCGGCTGCGAGTGCTGCTCGACCATGAGATCGGCGACGCCTTCAACGTTGCCTTCTCCCCGGATTGCGTGGGAGAGATCGCGACGGAAATGTCACGCCAGCTTGAATCAGGGCAAGTCCTGCTGCTCGAAAATTTGCGCTTCCACGCCGAAGAAGAGGCCAACGATCCCGGTTTCGCCAAAAAGCTCGCCAGCCTCTGTGAGATCTACATCAACGACGCCTTCGGCAGCGCCCACCGCGCCCACGCCTCGACAGAAGGCATCACCCACTTCGTCAAGCAGTCAGCCGCTGGCCTGCTGATGGAGAAAGAACTCAGCTACCTCGGCAAAGCCCTCGAGGCGCCTGAAAAGCCCTTTGTAGCCATCCTCGGCGGGGCTAAGGTTTCCGACAAGATTCAGGTCATCGATAACCTGCTTGGCAAGGTCGACGCCCTGCTCATCGGCGGAGGCATGGCCTACACCTTCCTCAAAGCCAAGGGCCAGGATGTCGGCAAGTCGCTGCTCGAAGCCGACAAAATCGAAACCGCCAAAGAGGCGATCGCCAAAGCCGAAGCCAAAGGTGTGCGCTTCCTTCTGCCGGTCGACCATAAGCTCGCCGATAAATTTGCCGCCGATGCCAAGACCCAGATCTTCGAAGGCGACGGACCCTTTCCCGCGGACTGGATGGCGCTCGATATCGGCCCAAAAACGATTGAGCTCTTTTCAGACGAAATCATCGGCGCGAAGACCATCGTCTGGAATGGCCCCATGGGCGTCTTCGAGTTCCCTGCCTTTGCTGCAGGGACGATTGGCATCGCCCAGGCTGTAGCCGACAATGCTACGGCCGTCTCCATCGTCGGTGGAGGCGATTCCGTCTCCGCCGTCAAACAAGCCGGAGTCGCGGACCGCATCACCCACATCTCGACCGGCGGCGGTGCCTCGCTCGAGTTCCTCGAAGGCAAGAAGCTTCCCGGAGTCGAAGCCCTCAGTGAGAGGACTTAA
- a CDS encoding BrnA antitoxin family protein, with the protein MRKTTLKAIPELKTEAEEFEFWSKADSTEYVDWSKAERVKLPKLKPTLRTISVRLPVSMVEDLKILANRRDVPYQSLLKVFLAERLEQERAKRKAG; encoded by the coding sequence ATGAGAAAAACTACACTGAAGGCGATTCCTGAGCTCAAAACGGAAGCGGAAGAATTTGAGTTCTGGTCGAAGGCAGACTCGACGGAGTATGTAGATTGGTCCAAGGCAGAGCGGGTCAAGCTGCCGAAGCTCAAGCCCACGCTGCGAACAATTTCGGTGCGCCTTCCGGTCTCAATGGTGGAAGACTTGAAGATCCTCGCGAACCGCCGGGACGTTCCCTACCAATCCTTGCTTAAAGTGTTTCTAGCAGAACGGCTGGAGCAGGAGCGGGCAAAGCGGAAGGCGGGATAG
- a CDS encoding BrnT family toxin, producing MRPHRPLDLLADCIGFDWDDANLTKNWDRHRVTPEEAEDVFFQEPIIMSGDAGHAGREKRYRLLGQTGAGRRLFVAFTVRRKLVRVISARDMNRRESESFASYEKNYTEGDS from the coding sequence GTGCGGCCGCATCGTCCACTTGATCTCTTAGCTGATTGTATTGGGTTTGACTGGGACGATGCGAACCTGACCAAGAACTGGGACAGGCATCGGGTCACGCCAGAGGAAGCGGAGGACGTTTTCTTCCAGGAGCCAATCATCATGAGCGGCGATGCAGGACACGCGGGCCGCGAAAAGCGGTACCGGCTCCTCGGGCAGACGGGGGCCGGTCGCCGATTGTTTGTGGCTTTTACAGTGCGTCGAAAGCTGGTTCGGGTGATCTCGGCGCGGGACATGAACCGGAGAGAGAGCGAATCATTCGCGAGCTATGAGAAAAACTACACTGAAGGCGATTCCTGA
- the tpiA gene encoding triose-phosphate isomerase: protein MSRKPLIAANWKMYKTPAEARSCAEALLKSLQDHTRDEIAICPPFVSLSIVLDTLSGSNLAVGAQNMHFADEGAYTGEISPPMLTSIGVTYVILGHSERRQYFNETDELVNQKLHAAFRHKLSPILCVGEKLEEREHNLTEEVLMRQIELALRNVSPNDASSLVIAYEPIWAIGTGKTATPEMAAEAHLLIRSQVARRLDRKSADNLRILYGGSVRPDNAPSLLNQPEIDGALVGGASLNPESFIKLVRY, encoded by the coding sequence ATGTCCCGTAAGCCCCTGATCGCCGCCAATTGGAAGATGTACAAAACTCCGGCCGAAGCCCGTTCCTGCGCGGAAGCGCTGCTCAAATCGCTCCAAGACCACACTCGCGATGAAATCGCGATCTGTCCGCCGTTCGTCTCCTTGAGCATCGTCTTGGACACGCTGTCCGGCAGCAATCTCGCTGTTGGAGCGCAAAACATGCACTTCGCCGACGAAGGCGCATATACCGGGGAGATCTCCCCACCTATGCTGACCTCGATCGGCGTCACCTATGTGATTCTGGGACATTCGGAGCGCCGCCAGTATTTCAACGAGACTGATGAACTCGTCAACCAGAAATTGCATGCTGCCTTTCGGCATAAGCTCTCTCCCATTCTTTGCGTGGGCGAAAAACTCGAAGAACGAGAACACAACCTGACCGAGGAGGTGCTCATGCGTCAGATTGAGTTGGCCCTCCGAAATGTCTCCCCGAACGATGCCAGCAGCTTAGTAATTGCCTATGAACCCATTTGGGCAATCGGCACCGGGAAGACTGCAACCCCGGAAATGGCCGCCGAAGCGCACCTGCTGATTCGCAGCCAGGTGGCGCGGCGCCTTGATCGGAAATCAGCCGACAACCTCCGCATTCTTTACGGCGGCAGCGTTCGGCCGGACAATGCTCCGTCCCTGCTCAACCAGCCGGAGATTGATGGAGCGTTGGTCGGCGGCGCCAGCCTGAATCCGGAATCTTTCATCAAGCTGGTGAGATATTAG
- a CDS encoding Rieske (2Fe-2S) protein yields MAIENDLVRICSVGELPAEGAVHEFPAGKKMLCIAKLNGVISALDNECSHHGGPLGQGMIENGKVICPWHAYAFDLTTGLCDDDADERVRVFEVTVSGDDVLVKL; encoded by the coding sequence ATGGCTATCGAGAACGATCTAGTGAGAATTTGCAGCGTGGGTGAATTGCCTGCCGAGGGAGCGGTACATGAGTTTCCCGCGGGCAAGAAAATGCTGTGCATCGCCAAGCTGAATGGGGTCATTTCCGCGCTCGATAACGAGTGTTCGCACCATGGGGGCCCGCTTGGCCAAGGGATGATCGAGAATGGCAAAGTAATTTGCCCCTGGCACGCGTACGCCTTCGATCTCACCACTGGCCTGTGCGACGACGATGCTGACGAGCGAGTGCGCGTCTTCGAGGTCACCGTCTCGGGTGACGACGTGCTGGTCAAACTCTAG
- the guaA gene encoding glutamine-hydrolyzing GMP synthase, whose translation MDTSSIVILDFGSQYTQLIARRVREQNVFSVVLPCTASIEEIRSYHPIGIVLSGGPCSVYDADAPPADPAVLALGYPVLGICYGLQYIVHQLGGKVSSASKREYGHAEVNATTDNPLFAGLPATMTAWMSHGDHAEELPPGFRQIAKTSNAVAGIADPDRNIWAVQFHPEVHHTKQGTALLRNFLFGICKATPDWTPEHFIQSTIAAIREKVGESGHAICALSGGVDSSVAAVLVHRAIGDRLTCVFVNNGVLRRNEFFKVQDTMRDKLGLNLVAVDASGRFLAKLAGVTDPETKRKIIGNEFISVFDDEAARILRESAESTEDGEGANVAWLVQGTLYPDVIESSSVKGPSQTIKSHHNVGGLPENMKLKLIEPLRDLFKDEVRRIGRDLQMPEEILQRQPFPGPGLAVRILGEVTPERVSLLQDADDIVVTEIKTAGLYQQIWQSFAVLLPVRSVGVAGDQRTYGYTCAIRAVHSEDGMTADWVPLPYEVLKTISSRISNEVHGITRVVYDITSKPPGTIEWE comes from the coding sequence GTGGACACTTCATCGATCGTCATCCTCGATTTTGGCTCGCAATATACGCAATTGATCGCACGGCGAGTCCGCGAACAAAACGTCTTCTCGGTGGTCCTTCCCTGTACGGCTTCGATCGAGGAGATTCGATCCTATCATCCGATTGGCATCGTTCTCTCGGGTGGCCCCTGCTCTGTGTACGACGCCGATGCTCCGCCCGCCGATCCAGCGGTGCTCGCACTCGGCTACCCGGTCCTCGGCATTTGCTACGGGCTGCAGTACATCGTGCACCAGCTCGGAGGTAAGGTCAGCTCGGCAAGCAAACGCGAATACGGCCACGCCGAAGTTAACGCGACCACCGACAATCCGCTCTTTGCTGGGCTGCCAGCAACCATGACCGCATGGATGTCGCACGGCGATCATGCGGAAGAGTTGCCACCTGGATTCCGTCAGATCGCGAAGACCTCGAACGCAGTGGCCGGCATCGCCGATCCCGACCGGAATATCTGGGCAGTCCAGTTTCATCCCGAAGTGCACCACACCAAGCAGGGGACAGCGCTGCTGCGAAACTTCCTCTTCGGCATCTGCAAGGCCACGCCCGACTGGACGCCAGAACACTTCATCCAGTCCACCATCGCGGCAATTCGAGAAAAAGTTGGCGAGAGCGGCCACGCAATCTGTGCGCTTTCAGGTGGCGTGGATTCATCGGTAGCCGCTGTCCTCGTCCATCGCGCAATCGGCGACCGGCTTACCTGTGTCTTTGTAAACAACGGAGTGCTGCGCCGCAACGAGTTCTTCAAAGTGCAAGACACCATGCGCGACAAATTGGGGCTGAACCTGGTCGCTGTCGATGCGAGCGGCCGCTTTCTCGCCAAGCTCGCTGGAGTGACCGATCCCGAGACCAAGCGCAAGATCATCGGCAACGAATTCATCTCGGTCTTCGATGATGAGGCGGCGCGCATCTTGAGAGAAAGCGCCGAATCCACTGAAGATGGGGAGGGCGCCAACGTTGCTTGGCTTGTTCAGGGGACGCTCTACCCTGATGTCATTGAGTCTTCATCCGTCAAAGGACCATCGCAGACCATCAAGAGCCACCATAATGTGGGCGGACTGCCGGAGAACATGAAGCTGAAGCTCATCGAGCCGCTCCGAGACCTCTTCAAGGATGAAGTTCGGCGCATCGGACGCGATCTCCAAATGCCAGAGGAGATCCTCCAGCGCCAGCCATTTCCCGGCCCCGGCCTCGCTGTTCGTATTCTTGGCGAGGTCACCCCCGAACGCGTCTCCCTCCTCCAGGACGCCGACGACATCGTCGTCACCGAGATCAAGACAGCCGGGCTTTATCAGCAGATATGGCAGTCCTTTGCCGTCCTGCTGCCCGTTCGCAGTGTCGGCGTCGCCGGAGACCAGCGGACCTATGGATACACCTGCGCGATCCGCGCCGTCCATTCAGAAGACGGCATGACCGCCGACTGGGTGCCGCTACCCTACGAAGTGCTCAAGACGATCTCCAGCCGCATCTCGAACGAAGTCCACGGCATTACTAGAGTCGTCTACGACATCACGTCGAAGCCTCCGGGAACAATCGAGTGGGAGTAG
- a CDS encoding MBL fold metallo-hydrolase — translation MMRMTVLASGSKGNSLIVASSRTRILVDAGLSCRELCKRMCAVQEDPCSLDAILITHEHQDHVQGLAVTARKLGIPVYFTEATHRAWMRWMKPQKRMTYADWLELRKQAAAAASESRVEGSSESAPRGAILPEHELEQEESGKPEADPCTLPGVEYFRSGSGFLIGDIAVTPFTIPHDAADPVGFVFEAEGIRMGLATDLGYVPSNVQQQLRNCDLLMIESNHDLEMLRDGPYPWSVKQRVMSRVGHLSNDATAGFLERSYDGKATYVILAHLSESNNLPELARVAAELALRERMNLLANKLVLAQQHQPSESICF, via the coding sequence ATGATGCGGATGACAGTGCTGGCCAGCGGCTCCAAAGGCAACAGCCTGATTGTCGCGAGCAGCCGCACTCGAATACTGGTGGATGCCGGCCTCTCCTGTCGCGAACTCTGCAAGCGTATGTGCGCTGTCCAAGAGGATCCGTGCTCCCTCGATGCGATTCTTATCACCCACGAGCATCAGGACCACGTTCAAGGCCTGGCGGTCACGGCAAGGAAGCTGGGCATCCCGGTCTACTTCACCGAGGCGACGCATCGCGCGTGGATGCGCTGGATGAAACCGCAGAAGCGCATGACGTATGCGGATTGGCTGGAGTTGCGAAAGCAGGCAGCTGCGGCCGCATCGGAGAGTCGCGTTGAGGGGAGTTCAGAAAGTGCTCCAAGGGGAGCAATCCTGCCTGAGCATGAACTCGAACAGGAAGAGTCGGGGAAGCCGGAGGCCGATCCTTGTACGCTTCCAGGAGTCGAATACTTCCGCTCGGGGAGCGGCTTTCTTATTGGCGACATTGCCGTAACTCCCTTCACCATTCCGCACGATGCCGCTGACCCGGTGGGCTTTGTCTTTGAAGCGGAAGGGATCCGCATGGGGTTGGCCACCGATCTTGGTTATGTGCCATCCAATGTGCAGCAGCAGTTAAGGAACTGCGATCTGCTGATGATTGAGTCGAATCACGACCTGGAAATGTTGCGGGACGGCCCCTATCCGTGGTCGGTGAAACAGCGGGTGATGTCCCGGGTAGGTCATTTGTCGAATGACGCTACTGCTGGCTTTCTGGAGAGGAGTTACGACGGAAAAGCGACTTACGTCATCCTGGCGCATCTTTCTGAGAGCAACAACTTACCGGAGCTTGCTAGAGTGGCTGCCGAACTGGCCTTGCGGGAGCGCATGAATTTATTGGCTAACAAGCTGGTGCTTGCTCAGCAGCACCAGCCAAGTGAGTCTATCTGCTTCTAA
- a CDS encoding 3-hydroxybutyryl-CoA dehydrogenase: protein MGEIKVAGVLGAGTMGNGIAHVLARAGLSVRLCEIEERFLQRSMGTIRKNLEREASKGKLTAEDAMAAFERITGTLNRLELAECDFVIEAATEKFEIKREIFRELHGIVPSHVILASNTSSISITRLAAQTGRPDKVIGMHFFNPVPVMKLVEVIRGLATSAETFDTVRDLAVRLGKTPVEVNDAPGFVSNRVLMPLLNEAMYVVMEGVASAEAVDEVFKLGMRHPMGPLTLADFIGLDVCLDIMRVLQEGLGDPKYRPCPLLIRMVDAGWLGRKTGRGFYKYEQEGQG from the coding sequence ATGGGCGAGATTAAAGTTGCCGGCGTGCTCGGCGCGGGCACCATGGGCAACGGGATTGCTCACGTATTGGCGCGGGCTGGGTTGAGTGTTCGCCTCTGCGAAATCGAAGAGCGGTTTCTTCAGCGCAGCATGGGTACCATTCGGAAGAACCTGGAGCGAGAAGCCAGTAAGGGCAAATTGACTGCCGAGGACGCGATGGCTGCATTCGAGCGGATCACGGGCACACTCAACCGCCTGGAACTCGCCGAATGCGACTTCGTCATCGAGGCTGCGACTGAAAAATTTGAAATCAAGCGCGAGATCTTTCGCGAACTTCATGGCATCGTCCCGAGTCACGTGATTCTGGCGTCGAATACTTCTTCGATTTCGATCACCCGCCTTGCGGCGCAAACCGGACGTCCCGATAAAGTCATCGGGATGCACTTCTTCAATCCGGTGCCGGTGATGAAGCTGGTAGAGGTGATCCGCGGGCTTGCGACCTCTGCTGAGACCTTTGACACGGTGCGCGATCTGGCCGTGCGCCTGGGGAAGACGCCCGTCGAAGTGAATGACGCGCCCGGGTTTGTTTCAAACCGCGTGCTGATGCCGCTGCTCAATGAGGCCATGTACGTGGTGATGGAGGGGGTTGCGAGCGCCGAGGCCGTGGACGAGGTCTTTAAGCTCGGCATGAGGCATCCAATGGGGCCGTTAACTCTAGCCGACTTCATCGGGCTCGATGTCTGCCTCGACATCATGCGCGTCCTGCAGGAGGGCTTGGGGGACCCCAAATATCGCCCATGCCCGCTGCTGATTCGCATGGTCGACGCGGGCTGGCTTGGGCGCAAGACCGGGCGCGGCTTCTACAAGTATGAACAGGAGGGCCAGGGGTAA